A stretch of DNA from Esox lucius isolate fEsoLuc1 chromosome 18, fEsoLuc1.pri, whole genome shotgun sequence:
tttaGTGGACAGACATAGAGATCTTTGATATTTGGAAGGGGGTCTAGGCTAAAACCTGTACAGTACAAAGTTCACACAGACTCGATTCTAAAGCTCCACAGAAGCTTAGGATCTTAGAGGTGTTCTAGCTTAACCTTGTTATTAAATCTATCAATTCCTATTTGGAATCAATTCTTTCCTGAACACCCATCAGTTAGACTTGGCTCAGACTGAGATGTATGGTCCATTTTATTCACTCATGGTGAACTACAAGAGTTCAATAGGTTTATACGTACATTTACTTTCCCTGTCGTCGAACAGTGATGATGTCAACATTGTGCATGAGAACAAGAGGAGTAGAGCCAGAGTAAGATGAAGCTGTCGATGAGAAGGATGCCATAGAAACACCTCTGTGTGTGCAGACTTCTGCCTCTCTGGAATCGTGTCAGTAACACTGCTAGAAGCAGGAAGAAGGTGGTAATGTTTAGGATGAGGAACAGTCTGATATAAGAGGCTGCGCTCGCCAGACTGTCACTTTTGGCCGTCGCAGACATGTGGACCTCCTTAAACTTGCGACCTTTTACAAAACCACCCTTCCTGCCTTTCTTTGAGTCTCCATAATCCATAAAGGCCCTGGACTCCCCATCACCTTCTTCGGGGCCTTCTTCTATAATCCTCTTTGTGCTCTTCGATCTCTCCTTCTTCTCACTCACCTCAATCTGCGCAAAGATGTCTGGCAGGCTCTCAGAGAGCTTCTCCACCAAATTCCCCAAAGCTTTCTTGCCCCCCTTCCCCTTGCCCTGTTTCTTGGTCATGGCAAAGATCTTCTCTATGGCCTCCTCTGTCTTCTTCTTGTCCGAGAACTGGAGAAGGCGCTCGGCCATCTTTCGGAAGTTGGCCGTATTCAGCACCCGGCCTAGGATGAGTCTCTCCAGCTGCTGGAAGACCGGCTTGGCGTGCTGAAGGTTGTCCTCCACTATGTTGGCgtactcctccacctcctcagaCGTGTCGTTCTGCACTCCGACTCCCTTCTCAAACACAATCTTCTTCTGGTCCACCAGCACCATAGCAAACAGAGGCTTGGTGGTCACCTCACCGGTCAGCAGGTAGATGGTGTAGGTGTGCTCACTGGTGGCCAGGTAAATGTCCACCCTCTGAGCATCACCCCGCAGGCTAAAGCTTTGTACGTCCACCCCGGGCCCAAAAAAGATGTAGGCCACCCTGGTGTGGGGGTACCTGAGTGGCATCGTCACGTTGACATAATTACAGCCGTTATATGGGTAACCACGTGGATAGTTCCAGTACCCTAAAACCCCTTTCTCACTGAACCCTGTGTCGTCCATCCAGAACATTTTATACGGGTCTTCCCCGTGTCTGACAAAGGCTCCGTGCACACCGTCTATTTTGGTGTGCTGAAAGGGCAGGTCCGTGTTGTGGAAGAAGGCACTCATGGCTCTAGTCGGGCTGTCCATCTCCAGGTGGATGTGATCCACCAATACCAGCAGCTGGgggtggaggagcagcaggtTCCTCTGGAAGCTCTTAATCTTCAGGTCAGGGTTGTAAGCGAATCGTCCCTCCCCACGGATAAACACCACGCCCTGCCTCTCCAGAGTCGCCTGCACACTGCCCTGGGCGTCAGCTGCCAGCCCCGCCTTGTATTTGAGCCACTTTGAGTCGCAGGCCTCCGTGACCTGGCCGGCCCAAGGCTTAAAGCAGCTCCCCGAGTTGGCTGGGGAGAACAGCACTGCGTTGTTCAGGAAGGTGTATTTGGGTCCATACAGAGCCTCTGTGATGAATGGCACACCATTAGGGGCGAAGGTGAAAGTGTTCTGGTCAGGGTGCTCATGGCCAGCATTAAAGTTCCGCCACCCTTTGATCCAGTCTTTGTACTTGTTCCTGTGCACAATGTCAAATATAGCCCGTCCGCCCAGCTTCCCCGACTTGAAGGACAGGAATGTATGGTTGGTGTCTGCGGGTAAAGCACTGCCATACGTGACAACCCCCCAGTCATCGAAGTAGTGGAGTTGGGACGTGCCAAAGTCTGCAGGAGCCGTGGGAGTCAGGCTGGGGTCATACCTGCAGAATCAAAAAGACAACAACATATAATTTGTTTGCTGTATAAAAACAGTTTTAGTTGTCAGACAGGTCAAGCGTTCAGCAGTCTGACATCTTACAGATTGAAACCCTCAGGGTCTCTGAGCGTCTTAGTACAAGACTCAGTGCTGCAGTACCGACCTTCAGCAGGATCTGGGCTTCGTTGATCTAACAAGGCCTTTTCTTAGGACATTTCAGAATAGATTTCCTAATGAAGTCTCAGTGCCCGTCTGCCTGCTTTATATTGAATGTCATTTATATACGTGACTCTCAGTCTCTAAGAgcaatattcacaaaacattctaGTTAATATAGGGAGGCAAAATAGTCTTGGGGGAGGGGGCTTCAAAAGCTATGAATGTTGGTCTACATTTATAAAACAGGGATAGAGCCTCAGCCTCACCAGAGAAACTCTGTGTGCAGCGTGCACCACCTCTGTCCCTTCCCAGCTCGTCCCGGACCCTCCAAGACCCGGTTCTGATGGATTAGCTCAGCCAGCCAGTTTCCACTTCCGTTCCTCATCACGTATCGGTCCAGGAACACCAGCTGGCTCTCAGGCCCGTAGAACCAGTTGTAGTTGGAATCTGCTATGGCTACAGTCCTCTGGAACCCTGGTGAGGTGGAACAGAAAAGGCCCAAAGATACATTCatattattttacagttaaaacaaaGGAAGAAGAAACTTAAATAGTGGCCTTATACAATGGTTTGTTAAAGGAATATATGGGATTATCATAACACTCTGATGAAATGACCGCTACATGCATGGTTGGAGAAACGATCTACCTTCTTATTATTAAATCCTTACTTGTCTACCGTGTGTAGGTAATATAGTCGTAGCTTTAACAGAATACTGAATTCTTCACTTTCTCAATGCATTTTTAACAATATGGAAACATTTGAATCGTTTTACTGATATGCCAttacccaacacacacagttcaCTTAAATGTTGCTCACTTTCAGGATCTATGTAGACTAATGGCAGTTTGGTGTGAAAAAGGATCCTAGCAACCAGTAGTCAATATTTAACCACAATAAATCACTTGTGagccaaaaacaaaaaccacaGACATCCAAAATCAGCCTAGGTGTGTTCTTCCATTGCAATGAGTGTCTGCCTACAACATCCTTGCCATGGTACAAATCTAGACATTTGTCAAACAAATGCCTCATGACAGATTTAGTCGATTCTGTATGCATGAACATTGAGCAAAAACAATTCCAACTCGAGAAGTATTTGTTGATGAGTGTGATTTCTCGTTTGTCCTGTCAGAGTCCATGGCGTGCACTACTGAAAAACGAATGATCCCAGCCtttgaacacacaaacagacaaatagGTCTACTTCCTTCTCCAACACCAGCCCCTGTTCCAACaacaaccctaaccccaacacCAGCGTCAACCCTAGCCCTAACACCAGCTTCAGCCTCTGCCCCCAGTGTTGGCAGGGGGCTGTAAAATGTGCAGGGCTGACCTGAGGGCCACTCCACTACTGCCCTCGCCCTGACCTTCAGACAGTCGGtcagtcatgtgtgtgtgtgtgtgtgggggggggggggggggggggctgggtgCCAGGCTGGGTCAGACCTTCCAGGAGAGAAAGAACAGCATGCATGGCCACCCCAGTAGAAACCAGAAGTCTTGATGTTTCCTATGCCGCTAATGAGCCCAGGGTGGTTCCATGCTTCCCCACTTCCCGGGCGACAGTGTTGTGAAGCACACTAGCTGGGTCCAGTACCGGATGGGGACGGTGTGTCAGTTTTACTGAGGCACCAATGAACAGTCACTCAAACTGTATTTCCTGAAAACGATATGCACCGCCCCCTTTACCCAATGACCGCATCAACCAACAGTCTGACCGCGTGACCACTACACTGAATTCACATAAGTCACATGTAACAGGTAAATGGAACCAATCTGCTCCTTCAAAGGGAAACCGCTAACGCCATTAAGGGGAGAAATTAGCGTCCGTCGAGCCTAATGGCAATGCAGACTACCTCTATAACAGCTTTGTTACCTGGCAGTAGGGTCCTGTACATGAAGGCAAAGTGCTGATGGAGCCAGGGGTGGTCAAAGTGACTGATGGAGAAGTGTCTCTGCACCAGAAACATGTACTGGAACAGAGAGCGGGTGGTGTAGGTCCCGTAGGCCACGCCCTCATACAGCGAACCGTCTCTCACGTCCTGAAGGAGCACCATGGACTTCTCCATGATCGCCAAAACCTGCTTAGTCCACAAGTAGGCCTCCTGTAGGTAACCTGGAACAGAACAGAGGAAGAACCCAGGTCGGATTACCGGGTTTGAGTGGGAAATTCTCTACTAAGCCTGTATCGGTTGTCCTGACACGGAAGTTCCCAATCCCAGGAATTGCACACGTTATGAGGCCTGAAGAGTATGTTTGTTGAGACATACATGTCACGAGTGGTCGAAAAGGGAGCCAgaaggtcatacatgtagctacaGTAGAAGTCCAAGTTAGTTAGTCAGTCATATTTCTCATATGTtttcccctttttctttccaggAACATCATACTGGAACCTCCTGTTATTCATGGAAACTATGACACTATCATAAAAGacttatatacagtatgtctctctttctctttggaTCACACACATAGAGTTTACTATGAGGAGAAGTGACCACATAAACACTCCAGCCACAATTCATCGGGATATCCCAGTCCTCCATTGGTTCCTGGCAGGTACCCAGTAAACTGGATCCACCTACCGACCCGCAGATCAGCCCCACAGCCCCAATGAGTCCACTCTAGTGTTTGGATTGGACTGGGAGACCAGTGGCCTACACAGAGCAGGTATTTACCATCAAACAGGAACTGCTGGCACACAAAGAGCGCATTTACACAAATATCACCTCACTGTGCCCACGAGCCAACTCTGGCTCCAGACTCCCATTCCATACACTGGAACTATTACGCATTATCCACTGTCAAGCAAGGGCATTATGTACACAGGAATTAACTtacaaaaacatgtatatactgtacatttagaaCAGAATAAAAAGTGCATCAACTAAATCAATTAAATAATCAGAATCCAGAGACTAATCTTGTTAACCCTGCAAAGTCAAAATCTCCTTTATTCTGTGAACTAGGCTGGTCTAACAGTCTAAACTGCAAGCTTCAGCATGTATGACACAGCATGGATTTGAATCCAGTCCCTTCACACTACAGTTTAACCTGCAGTGTTGGGGAACATTAGTTTTGaaagtaactaattacagttagTAGTTACAGTTCTAATTAATGTTACTTAGTTACATTCTGTAGATACTTTTGCCATTACTTTAAGATTTGTTACGTCATTTTATTCTATATTCACATGTTGGTCACTGATGCCCAGAAGGCAGACATTTTATggaatatataatattattacatAGATAGTGTATAGTCTGTGTCACCCTCAAGCAAATAacattataaattattatacaGCAAGAGTTAACCGTCCTTTCATCGCTTGCAATCATATACCATAATGAGAAACAATACTGGCATTTAGTTCATTAATCAAGAATCaagaaaattattttctatagcaagtgcctccacattttTAGGCCAGGCTTATTCAGCAGCCTATATGTGCAGACGTCAAATCTCGATAGATCCATTGCAGTGAACaatgaataacaaaaataacagcTGTAGCGCTGTACGCTGATAAGTATTTCTTCTCATAAAGAAAACTGCAATTTGAAATATCTATTATGCAATATGTGCGTAATCCATTGTTTCATGACTTCATCAGAGCTGAGTaattactaaatctgttttgaaatgattcagaaacattttatttagatgttcatttactataaactatagttgacaGAAGTTTTGTTTCTCTGCTTACATACTATTAACACCTCCCATATACAAATACAGTGTGGCcaacataacatttattaacggaatgAAAGTGTACCGTGGTGAATCGTGTACAGTGGTGAAACCGTGGTGAATCCCAAACAAGTCCCGATGCTCTATGCACTTTAGGTACACTTTAAGTGTACTGCTTAGTGATTTGTTGTTAATATAGCTCTGAAGGGGCAGCTTTTGGGATCGAACTTTGGTTGTGCAACAGGCCAGAGATTCcagcaaaacataacagcaacccGGGTGATTGGTTATAGTCAAGGGTGATAATGATATAGCCAAAATAGTGAACTGCTTACAAAGGCACCCACTGAATCACACACAAGTCAGCCTTTTGCTGTACAAATCGCTTGCACAAATATCgatttgaaatgaatgggagATGGACGTGGCTTTGGTGGGTGTATCATGCCCTTTAGCAGGGACTTCCTTTCTTTGTTGCCACTTGAGATAAGGAACACTACAGTACGTAATACCACGTAGGTTAAATTGATGGAAATTGAGTGACGCGTTAtttatgtgaaaatgtatctaGTAAGGGATTGCAtcaatgaaaaaactaaaaaacctGTGAATTTATTCAAAACCTGTGAATAAATCTAGAGCAACTGGGTGGCCATAGCTGTTTGAGGTCTTCTCAACCACAGATAGTTAACTACTGATGAACCCATGGTAAACTATTGCACACATGGTTGTCCAATTAGAAGCCCAGCCGTCATGCGCCACCTGGCTCACCTCTGCATCTGGAATGCACTGCTCTTGTTTAGCTGCGGTCCTGTGAACTAGTCATCTGATCCACTCTCCCGGTCTTTAATAAGCTGCCATCCTGTGATCAAGTCATCTGATCCATTCTCCCGGTCTTTAATAAGCTGCCATCCTGTGATCAAGTCATCTGATCCATTCTCCCGGTCTTTAATAAGCTGCCATCCTGTGATCTAGTCATCTGATCCACTCTCCCGGTCTTTAATAAGCTGCCATCCTGTGATCAAGTCATCTGAtccactctccctgtctttAATAAGCTGCTATCCTGTGATCTGGAGATCTGATCAACTCTCCCGGTCGATTTGCTTCTGTCCTGTGATTTTGTCATCAAATCCACTCTCCTGATGTTTAATAAACTGCCGTCCTGTGATCTAATCATCTGATCCACTCTCCCTGTCTTCAATAAGCTGCCTACCTGTGAACTAGTCATCTCATCCATCCTCCCGGTCTTTAATAAGCTGCCATCCTGTGATCTAATTATCAGATCCACTCTCCCTTTCTTTAATAAGCTGCGTACCTGTGATCTAGTCATCAGATCCATTATCTTTGGCTCTCCTTTTGGACAAAGCTAATATAACATACTCacaaaataacttaaaaataggttaaaatgaatataaaacataatcatGGAGGATTCATGCTTTGGAAAGAAAAGTCTGACCCAGACTCATTGTTCCGGCCAAACACCACACCCGCAAACATTTCATGTTAGAGCAGCAGAGGAATTTAGTTTTAGCAGTTAGGCAACATATTCCCTCCTTATAAATAGAAATGCtacaaatgcattttgtgtTCCCCTTATGAAACTGCTGAAATACATTTCTACAATGTGTCTCAACTCAAAGTAATATTGATATGTGGAATACCATAGttcagattaaatgtatttattaagttCTTGATAGAATAATAGTTGGATATGAGGTGATACTTTTTCACAAGTTATTAAAGATAAATCCATGAACAAGGAGCGCAGACagtgaatatgtaaaataaatatgccATTGTTAGGCTGCTAAAGGAAGTGGTAAAAAAAATGAGCACGCTAAACAGCTTGCACTTTTCCTCATTCTGTCATACTCAAAGTAAACACATTAATTTAGCTAGCTTTTACTTACTGTTCTGTGAACAATTCCTAGCTGATCTGAAACAAACTGCCAAGTCTGCAACATATACACAGTCTGCACTAATGACCCTAGCCATGGTAactgagaaaacaacaaaagctgGACCAGACTCTTTCCTGgattcaaaacaaaaaaggtttccACAGTTCCGCATCTACTGCCCGTCCCCTTGCTCTAACTTCCTTAAACTGGAGAAAGGTCTGTCCACAATGTTATGGGACCGTTTGGGGAGTTTCAGATGGAGTAAACAATTATGAAGGATTAAGCGCAGCTATGGAGAATAATCCCAAGCTGATTCAACTGGAATTTCAGCCCCAAATGTTTCTCTCCTTAAGGGCAGAGGGTGCTGCTTGGCGAGCCTCCTGGAGGAACCAGTCTCACTCCAATCACATGAAGCTGACTGCTGCCATCCATTAACGGCGAATGTGATTTAGAGTAATACAGGAAGGATGTGACAGGGGGAGGAACTGAGTTGCCAAaaagacaaggacaaggacaagaaAAGGAAAATGAATAGGCTTAGTAGACATCAACCAATCTCCATAGGATACACATTCCCTCCAGGATTCTGCCATCGCAGAATTTTATGCAAAATCAACAACTCCATAATTCACAAATTGCTGCATTATTTATGCACAAACAAATGTCACAGgagggaaaaagagggtgtgcaaTTTACACCAAACCTCATAATAAGGTTCCGTGAGCCAGACGCCAACAAATGCTTCCCCTCCTCAGGGTAGTTCTGCATCAGATCTGACAAAACACCTGCGTATTGCCATATAAAATGCCATAATGGCTCTTAAAGTgacttgctcaagggcacagcaATACATATGTTTATCTTAACTTGGGGATAAAGGCCAGCCGCCTCATGTGTGCCGGCCCAGTGCACTGGAAAACAAAACTATCGGGGCTGTACTCACCCTGTTTCATGTACACCAGGCTGCCGGTGAGGAGGGCCACACAGTTGGTCGGCTGGTGGTTGTGCAGGTACTGGAAGCCCCATCCACGGATGTACGACTTCTCGTACATGTAGCGGGTAGCATTGCCAATCACCTGCAGGAAGTGCTCCTGTTGCACCTTGCTCAGGTACTCATACAGGAAGTCATACGCTGTGGCAAAGCCTACC
This window harbors:
- the dse gene encoding dermatan-sulfate epimerase isoform X1, coding for MRTYTRGAPTVFFIALLWPLVASVVGVAEEKDPSGGIPFLGGNYDGHPMLYFGQGEVEELQVAAAGTHREMAARIRAAGEAMLEHPEEYLPPWSPAEFSARWNEVYGNNLGVLSMFCLLYPHRAGALDLAKDYMERMAAQPSWLVKDAPWDEVPLAHSLVGFATAYDFLYEYLSKVQQEHFLQVIGNATRYMYEKSYIRGWGFQYLHNHQPTNCVALLTGSLVYMKQGYLQEAYLWTKQVLAIMEKSMVLLQDVRDGSLYEGVAYGTYTTRSLFQYMFLVQRHFSISHFDHPWLHQHFAFMYRTLLPGFQRTVAIADSNYNWFYGPESQLVFLDRYVMRNGSGNWLAELIHQNRVLEGPGRAGKGQRWCTLHTEFLWYDPSLTPTAPADFGTSQLHYFDDWGVVTYGSALPADTNHTFLSFKSGKLGGRAIFDIVHRNKYKDWIKGWRNFNAGHEHPDQNTFTFAPNGVPFITEALYGPKYTFLNNAVLFSPANSGSCFKPWAGQVTEACDSKWLKYKAGLAADAQGSVQATLERQGVVFIRGEGRFAYNPDLKIKSFQRNLLLLHPQLLVLVDHIHLEMDSPTRAMSAFFHNTDLPFQHTKIDGVHGAFVRHGEDPYKMFWMDDTGFSEKGVLGYWNYPRGYPYNGCNYVNVTMPLRYPHTRVAYIFFGPGVDVQSFSLRGDAQRVDIYLATSEHTYTIYLLTGEVTTKPLFAMVLVDQKKIVFEKGVGVQNDTSEEVEEYANIVEDNLQHAKPVFQQLERLILGRVLNTANFRKMAERLLQFSDKKKTEEAIEKIFAMTKKQGKGKGGKKALGNLVEKLSESLPDIFAQIEVSEKKERSKSTKRIIEEGPEEGDGESRAFMDYGDSKKGRKGGFVKGRKFKEVHMSATAKSDSLASAASYIRLFLILNITTFFLLLAVLLTRFQRGRSLHTQRCFYGILLIDSFILLWLYSSCSHAQC
- the dse gene encoding dermatan-sulfate epimerase isoform X2; this translates as MYEKSYIRGWGFQYLHNHQPTNCVALLTGSLVYMKQGYLQEAYLWTKQVLAIMEKSMVLLQDVRDGSLYEGVAYGTYTTRSLFQYMFLVQRHFSISHFDHPWLHQHFAFMYRTLLPGFQRTVAIADSNYNWFYGPESQLVFLDRYVMRNGSGNWLAELIHQNRVLEGPGRAGKGQRWCTLHTEFLWYDPSLTPTAPADFGTSQLHYFDDWGVVTYGSALPADTNHTFLSFKSGKLGGRAIFDIVHRNKYKDWIKGWRNFNAGHEHPDQNTFTFAPNGVPFITEALYGPKYTFLNNAVLFSPANSGSCFKPWAGQVTEACDSKWLKYKAGLAADAQGSVQATLERQGVVFIRGEGRFAYNPDLKIKSFQRNLLLLHPQLLVLVDHIHLEMDSPTRAMSAFFHNTDLPFQHTKIDGVHGAFVRHGEDPYKMFWMDDTGFSEKGVLGYWNYPRGYPYNGCNYVNVTMPLRYPHTRVAYIFFGPGVDVQSFSLRGDAQRVDIYLATSEHTYTIYLLTGEVTTKPLFAMVLVDQKKIVFEKGVGVQNDTSEEVEEYANIVEDNLQHAKPVFQQLERLILGRVLNTANFRKMAERLLQFSDKKKTEEAIEKIFAMTKKQGKGKGGKKALGNLVEKLSESLPDIFAQIEVSEKKERSKSTKRIIEEGPEEGDGESRAFMDYGDSKKGRKGGFVKGRKFKEVHMSATAKSDSLASAASYIRLFLILNITTFFLLLAVLLTRFQRGRSLHTQRCFYGILLIDSFILLWLYSSCSHAQC